One Mycobacterium marseillense DNA window includes the following coding sequences:
- a CDS encoding alpha/beta hydrolase produces the protein MSEPGSATNIDTGDKPADDIEESPGAGPEAAPEPAPAPRAGRAAPTLPWTEKPWWVRHYTFTGTTVGLIFIWLSLTPSLLPRGPLFQGLVSGLSGAIGYGLGVFSVWLVRFMREKDHSPPPPRWAWKVLIPIGVVGQVLMAIWFHVWQDDVRDLMGVAHLKWYDYPLSGVLSLVVLFTVVEIGQFTRWLVRFLVNQVDRFVPFRLSATIVVVTLAVLTVTVLNGVVLKFAMRTMNDTFASANNEMNPDSAPPKTALRSGGPESLVSWESLGHQGRVFVEGGPKVDDLTAFNGAPAAEPIRAYAGLNSADGITATAELAARELQRTGGLRRAVVAVATTTGTGWINEAEATALEYMYNGNTAIVSMQYSFLPSWLSFLVDKENARHAGQALFEAVDRLIRQMPEGQRPKLVVFGESLGSFGGEASFMSLNNVLARTDGALFSGPTFQNTIWTDLTTTRDAGSPEWLPIYDDGRYVRFVARSGNLARPKDPWDHPRVVYLQHASDPIAWWTPDLVFSKPDWLRERRGYDVLPQTRWIPVVTFLQVSADMAVAVDVPDGHGHRYVADVADGWAAVMSPPGWTPEKTAKLRPLLHAGD, from the coding sequence ATGAGCGAACCGGGTTCCGCGACGAACATCGACACCGGCGACAAGCCGGCGGATGACATCGAGGAGTCGCCGGGCGCCGGCCCCGAAGCCGCGCCGGAACCCGCGCCCGCCCCGCGGGCCGGGCGCGCCGCGCCCACCCTGCCATGGACTGAAAAACCTTGGTGGGTACGGCATTACACGTTCACCGGCACCACGGTCGGCCTGATCTTCATCTGGCTTTCGCTGACACCGTCGCTGCTGCCGCGCGGCCCGTTGTTCCAGGGACTGGTGAGCGGGCTCTCCGGCGCCATCGGCTATGGGCTGGGCGTCTTTTCGGTCTGGCTGGTGCGATTCATGCGGGAGAAGGATCACAGCCCGCCGCCGCCACGCTGGGCGTGGAAGGTGCTGATCCCGATCGGTGTGGTCGGCCAGGTGCTGATGGCGATCTGGTTCCACGTCTGGCAGGACGACGTGCGCGACCTGATGGGCGTCGCGCACCTGAAGTGGTACGACTACCCGCTGTCGGGAGTCCTCTCGCTGGTGGTGCTGTTCACGGTGGTCGAAATAGGCCAGTTCACCCGCTGGCTGGTCCGCTTCCTGGTCAATCAGGTCGACCGGTTCGTACCGTTTCGGCTCTCGGCAACCATCGTGGTGGTCACGCTGGCAGTCCTGACCGTCACCGTGCTCAACGGGGTCGTGCTCAAGTTCGCCATGCGCACCATGAACGACACCTTCGCCTCGGCGAACAACGAGATGAACCCCGACAGCGCGCCGCCGAAGACCGCGCTGCGCTCCGGCGGGCCGGAGTCGCTGGTGTCCTGGGAATCCCTTGGCCACCAAGGGCGTGTCTTCGTCGAAGGCGGTCCCAAGGTCGACGATCTGACCGCGTTCAACGGCGCCCCCGCGGCCGAACCGATCCGGGCCTACGCGGGGCTGAACTCCGCCGACGGCATCACCGCGACCGCCGAGCTCGCCGCGCGCGAATTGCAACGCACCGGCGGGCTGCGGCGCGCGGTCGTCGCGGTCGCGACCACCACCGGCACCGGCTGGATCAACGAGGCGGAGGCCACCGCGCTCGAGTACATGTACAACGGCAACACCGCGATCGTCAGCATGCAGTATTCGTTCCTGCCGAGCTGGCTGTCGTTCCTGGTGGACAAGGAGAACGCCCGGCACGCCGGCCAGGCGCTGTTCGAGGCCGTCGACCGGCTGATCCGCCAGATGCCCGAAGGGCAGCGCCCCAAGCTGGTCGTGTTCGGGGAAAGCCTCGGCTCCTTCGGCGGCGAGGCATCGTTCATGAGTCTCAACAACGTCCTCGCCCGCACCGACGGCGCCCTGTTCAGCGGGCCGACGTTCCAAAACACCATCTGGACCGATCTGACCACCACGCGTGACGCCGGATCCCCCGAGTGGCTGCCGATCTACGACGACGGTCGCTACGTGCGCTTCGTGGCCCGCTCGGGCAACTTGGCGCGCCCCAAGGATCCGTGGGACCACCCGCGGGTGGTCTACCTGCAGCACGCCTCGGATCCGATCGCCTGGTGGACACCGGACCTGGTGTTCAGCAAGCCCGACTGGCTGCGGGAGCGGCGCGGCTATGACGTGTTGCCCCAGACGCGGTGGATCCCGGTCGTCACCTTCCTCCAGGTGTCGGCCGACATGGCGGTGGCGGTGGACGTCCCCGACGGGCACGGTCACCGGTACGTCGCCGACGTCGCCGACGGCTGGGCGGCGGTGATGTCGCCGCCTGGGTGGACGCCGGAGAAGACGGCCAAGCTGCGGCCGCTGCTGCACGCCGGCGACTAG
- a CDS encoding cysteine dioxygenase, which produces MTLSLAGAAPVAATLTRPQTLSSPAAGPSRLRVPDLLHATDQAADDVLSGRCDHLLPQGGIPETQRWFTRIHGDDELDVWLISWVPGHPTELHDHGGSLGALTVVSGSLNEYRWDGRALRRRRLDAGDQAGFPLGWVHDVVWAPRPVTVPVTGLPGAGAGPARPTLSVHAYSPPLTAMSYYDVTDRKTLRRQRTELTDQPEGSS; this is translated from the coding sequence ATGACTTTGTCCCTTGCCGGGGCAGCGCCCGTCGCCGCCACGCTCACGCGCCCCCAAACCCTGTCGTCCCCGGCGGCGGGGCCGAGCCGGCTGCGGGTGCCCGACTTGCTGCACGCCACCGACCAGGCCGCCGACGATGTGCTCAGCGGGCGCTGCGACCACCTGCTGCCCCAGGGCGGCATCCCCGAGACGCAACGCTGGTTCACCCGCATCCACGGCGACGACGAACTCGACGTCTGGCTGATCAGCTGGGTGCCCGGTCATCCGACCGAGTTACACGATCATGGCGGGTCGCTGGGCGCGTTGACCGTCGTGTCCGGCTCGCTCAACGAATACCGTTGGGACGGTAGGGCTTTGCGGCGCCGTCGGCTCGACGCCGGCGATCAGGCCGGATTCCCACTGGGCTGGGTGCACGACGTGGTCTGGGCGCCGCGGCCGGTCACCGTTCCGGTCACGGGGTTGCCGGGCGCGGGCGCCGGACCGGCGCGGCCGACGCTGAGCGTGCATGCGTACTCGCCGCCCCTGACCGCCATGTCGTACTACGACGTCACCGACCGCAAGACGTTGCGCCGGCAACGCACCGAACTGACCGACCAGCCGGAGGGATCGTCGTGA
- a CDS encoding rhodanese-like domain-containing protein has translation MSRIDVVLRSARRRYRRLPAIEVPDALRRGAVLVDIRPQAQRFREGEVPGALVIERNVLEWRCDPTSEAKLPEAVGDDVEWVILCSEGYTSSLAAAALLDIGLHRATDVIGGYHALAAAGVLTELTGGAPDAPLADTAAGGRRWI, from the coding sequence GTGAGCCGCATCGACGTCGTCTTGAGATCCGCCCGGCGCCGGTATCGCCGCCTGCCCGCCATCGAAGTGCCCGACGCGCTGCGGCGCGGCGCGGTCCTCGTCGACATCCGGCCCCAGGCCCAGCGGTTCCGCGAGGGCGAGGTGCCCGGTGCGCTGGTGATCGAGCGCAACGTCCTGGAGTGGCGCTGCGACCCCACTAGCGAGGCCAAACTGCCCGAAGCCGTCGGCGACGACGTCGAATGGGTGATTCTGTGCTCGGAGGGCTACACGTCCAGCCTGGCGGCGGCCGCGCTGCTGGACATCGGCCTGCACCGCGCCACCGACGTCATCGGCGGCTATCACGCGTTGGCCGCCGCGGGCGTGCTCACCGAGCTGACCGGCGGTGCGCCCGATGCCCCGCTGGCGGACACGGCCGCCGGCGGGCGTCGCTGGATCTAG
- a CDS encoding lipoprotein LpqV, whose protein sequence is MRWRGGRPRRRGAVVAAAPVVGVLVAVMGCSHGDQQGAPAPSSARQSGVAGGPGSAPAGAIGVSPGGVTTRVDVPAHSTEEEYYQACHAAKVWMDGQPKTGASLFEPYLAMVQASPSGTAGSWNAPWSALTPARQAAVIVAARAAADDECG, encoded by the coding sequence GTGCGCTGGCGCGGTGGTCGACCCCGGCGGCGGGGCGCGGTGGTTGCCGCGGCCCCCGTGGTGGGCGTCCTGGTGGCGGTCATGGGCTGCTCGCACGGCGACCAGCAGGGTGCGCCGGCCCCCTCCTCGGCGCGGCAATCCGGCGTCGCCGGCGGCCCGGGCTCGGCCCCCGCGGGGGCCATCGGCGTGTCCCCCGGCGGCGTGACGACCAGGGTCGATGTCCCCGCACACTCGACCGAGGAGGAGTACTACCAGGCCTGTCACGCCGCAAAAGTGTGGATGGACGGCCAACCCAAGACCGGCGCGTCGCTGTTCGAGCCCTATTTGGCGATGGTGCAGGCATCACCGTCGGGCACCGCGGGCAGCTGGAACGCCCCCTGGTCGGCGTTGACGCCGGCCCGGCAGGCGGCGGTGATCGTCGCCGCGCGGGCGGCGGCCGACGACGAGTGCGGGTAG
- a CDS encoding enoyl-CoA hydratase gives MADAQYETILVEREERVGIITLNRPKALNALNTQVMNEVTSAAADFDDDPGIGAIIITGSAKAFAAGADIKEMTALTFADAFGADFFAPWGRLADVRTPTIAAVAGHALGGGCELAMMCDLLIAADTAKFGQPEIKLGVLPGMGGSQRLTRAIGKAKAMDLILTGRTIDAAEAERSGLVSRVVPADDLLTEAKKVATTISQMSRSASRMAKEAVNRAFESTLAEGLLYERRLFHSTFATEDQSEGMAAFVEKRPPNFTHR, from the coding sequence ATGGCGGACGCACAGTACGAGACCATCCTCGTCGAGCGCGAGGAGCGCGTCGGCATCATCACCCTGAACCGGCCCAAGGCCCTCAACGCGCTGAACACCCAGGTGATGAACGAGGTCACCAGTGCGGCAGCGGATTTCGATGACGACCCCGGCATCGGCGCCATCATCATCACGGGCTCGGCTAAAGCGTTCGCCGCCGGCGCCGACATCAAGGAGATGACCGCGCTGACGTTCGCCGACGCCTTCGGCGCCGACTTCTTCGCCCCCTGGGGCAGACTCGCCGACGTGCGCACTCCGACGATCGCCGCGGTGGCCGGGCACGCCCTTGGTGGCGGCTGCGAGCTGGCCATGATGTGCGACCTGCTGATCGCCGCCGACACAGCGAAATTCGGCCAGCCCGAGATCAAACTCGGGGTGCTGCCCGGCATGGGCGGTTCGCAGCGCCTGACCCGCGCCATCGGCAAGGCCAAGGCCATGGACCTCATCCTGACCGGGCGCACCATCGACGCCGCCGAAGCCGAACGCAGCGGCCTGGTCTCGCGCGTGGTGCCCGCCGACGACCTGCTGACCGAGGCGAAGAAGGTCGCCACCACGATCTCGCAGATGTCGCGCTCGGCATCCAGGATGGCCAAAGAGGCCGTCAACCGCGCGTTCGAATCCACGCTGGCCGAGGGACTTCTCTACGAACGCCGGCTGTTCCACTCGACTTTCGCGACCGAGGACCAGTCCGAGGGAATGGCGGCCTTCGTCGAGAAGCGCCCGCCGAACTTCACGCACCGCTAG
- a CDS encoding SRPBCC family protein: protein MAHSLVVDQSVVAPVAAHDAFGRTLPLPLPTLFNRWYGPFPPIREVREQTGAWDAAGQTRIVHLAGGATMREELTSVDPPRSFGYRLCEVTGPMAMLVDHVVGEWIFVPAAAGTEITWRWEIHPKSPRTAWALPLLGWMWKGYARRALANLSALLTG from the coding sequence GTGGCACATTCACTTGTCGTGGACCAATCCGTCGTCGCCCCGGTCGCGGCACACGACGCGTTCGGCCGGACGCTGCCGCTGCCACTGCCCACGCTGTTCAACCGCTGGTACGGCCCCTTCCCGCCGATCCGGGAGGTGCGTGAGCAGACGGGCGCCTGGGACGCGGCGGGGCAGACTCGCATCGTGCACCTGGCCGGCGGCGCCACCATGCGCGAGGAATTGACCAGTGTCGACCCGCCGCGCTCGTTCGGCTACCGGCTCTGCGAGGTCACCGGTCCGATGGCGATGCTGGTCGATCACGTTGTGGGCGAATGGATTTTCGTCCCGGCGGCCGCCGGAACCGAGATCACCTGGCGCTGGGAGATCCACCCGAAATCGCCGCGAACGGCCTGGGCGCTGCCACTGTTGGGCTGGATGTGGAAGGGCTACGCGCGCCGGGCCCTGGCCAACCTGTCGGCCTTGCTGACCGGCTGA
- a CDS encoding class II glutamine amidotransferase, with the protein MCRLFGLHAGTHACTATFWLLDAPDSLSEQSRRNPDGTGLGIFDEHAAPHLYKEPIAAWQDAAFATEAHRMTGTTVIAHVRYATTGSLDIRNTHPFLQDGRIFAHNGVLEGLEIIDERLREIGTADLVLGDTDSERVFALITGSIRARGGDITAGLVDATRWLAEHVPIYAVNVLLSTATDMWALRYPQTHELYVLDRSDGAAAQDPEFDLHTIRIHARSEHLCTRPSVVFATERMDGDPRWRLLEPGELIHVDARLHVARELVLPDPPRQLLRREDLSVPVEDSQHALPSTRRVV; encoded by the coding sequence ATGTGCCGACTCTTTGGCCTGCACGCCGGGACGCACGCGTGCACCGCCACCTTCTGGCTGCTGGACGCGCCGGACAGCCTGTCCGAACAGAGCCGGAGAAATCCAGACGGCACCGGCCTGGGCATCTTCGACGAGCACGCCGCGCCGCACCTCTACAAGGAGCCGATAGCCGCCTGGCAGGACGCCGCATTCGCGACCGAGGCGCATCGGATGACCGGCACCACCGTCATCGCCCACGTCCGCTACGCGACCACCGGATCGCTCGACATCCGCAACACCCACCCGTTCTTGCAGGACGGCCGGATCTTCGCGCACAACGGCGTCCTCGAAGGCCTGGAAATCATCGACGAGCGACTGCGCGAGATCGGCACCGCCGACCTGGTATTGGGTGACACCGACTCCGAGCGCGTGTTCGCGTTGATCACCGGCTCGATCCGCGCCCGCGGCGGCGACATCACCGCGGGCCTCGTCGACGCCACGCGATGGCTCGCCGAGCACGTCCCGATCTACGCGGTGAACGTGCTGCTGAGCACGGCCACCGACATGTGGGCGCTGCGGTACCCGCAAACTCACGAGCTCTACGTCCTGGATCGATCCGACGGTGCGGCGGCGCAGGATCCCGAATTCGACTTGCACACCATACGAATTCACGCGCGCTCGGAGCACCTGTGCACGCGGCCGTCGGTGGTGTTCGCCACCGAACGCATGGACGGCGACCCGCGCTGGCGCCTTCTCGAGCCGGGGGAGCTGATTCACGTCGACGCCCGGCTGCACGTCGCCCGCGAGTTGGTGTTGCCCGACCCGCCCCGACAGCTGTTGCGCCGCGAGGACCTGAGCGTGCCGGTGGAGGACTCGCAACACGCGCTGCCGAGCACCCGGCGGGTGGTCTGA
- a CDS encoding patatin-like phospholipase family protein encodes MPDELPRRSAPTRVALALGSGGARGYAHVGVIEALRARDYEVVGVSGSSMGALVGGLHAAGRLDEFSEWAKSLTQRTILRLLDPSISAAGVMRAGKILDAVRDILGPVAIEDLLIPYTAVATDLLAGKSVWFQRGPLDEAIRASIAIPGVIAPHAVDGRLLADGGILDPLPMAPLSAVNADLTIAVSLSGSEAITTREAEPGATAEWLTRMVRSTSALLDTAAARSLLDRRTARAVLSRLGGPGGESDDWSEDPDDEQPPADADAGVLPGAVIDVPKLGSFEVMNRTIDIAQAALARHSLAVYPPDLLIEVPRSTCRALEFHRAVEVIATGRALADDALDSLEAERDDAAPPAIDR; translated from the coding sequence GTGCCTGACGAACTTCCGCGTCGCTCAGCGCCGACTCGGGTGGCACTCGCCCTCGGCAGCGGTGGCGCCCGCGGCTACGCCCACGTCGGGGTGATCGAGGCCCTGCGCGCCCGCGACTACGAGGTCGTCGGCGTCTCCGGCTCGTCGATGGGCGCGCTGGTCGGCGGACTGCACGCGGCCGGGCGGCTCGACGAGTTCTCCGAGTGGGCGAAGTCGCTGACCCAGCGCACCATCCTGCGACTGCTGGACCCGTCGATCAGCGCGGCGGGCGTGATGCGCGCCGGAAAGATCCTGGACGCCGTGCGCGACATCCTGGGCCCCGTCGCCATCGAAGACCTGCTGATCCCCTACACCGCGGTGGCGACCGACCTGCTGGCGGGCAAGTCGGTGTGGTTTCAGCGCGGGCCCCTCGACGAGGCGATCCGCGCGTCGATCGCCATCCCGGGGGTGATCGCGCCGCACGCGGTCGACGGCCGGCTGTTGGCCGACGGCGGCATCCTCGATCCGCTGCCGATGGCGCCCCTTTCGGCCGTCAACGCCGACCTGACCATCGCGGTGAGCCTGTCCGGCAGTGAGGCGATCACCACCCGCGAAGCGGAGCCGGGGGCCACCGCCGAATGGTTGACCCGCATGGTGCGCAGCACCTCCGCGCTGCTCGACACGGCCGCGGCCCGCTCGCTGCTCGACCGGCGGACCGCCCGGGCGGTGCTGAGCAGGCTGGGCGGGCCCGGTGGCGAGTCCGACGACTGGTCGGAGGACCCCGACGACGAGCAACCCCCGGCCGACGCCGACGCGGGTGTGCTGCCCGGCGCGGTGATCGATGTCCCGAAGTTGGGCAGCTTCGAGGTGATGAACCGGACGATCGACATCGCCCAGGCAGCGCTCGCGCGCCACAGCCTGGCGGTCTACCCGCCCGACCTGCTCATCGAGGTTCCGCGGTCGACGTGCCGGGCCCTGGAGTTTCACCGGGCAGTGGAGGTGATCGCCACCGGCCGGGCGCTCGCCGACGACGCCCTGGACTCTTTGGAAGCCGAGCGCGACGACGCCGCCCCACCCGCGATAGACCGCTAA
- a CDS encoding patatin-like phospholipase family protein, translating into MTNKRALVLAGGGIAGIAWETGVLRGIADESPAAARVLVESDVLVGTSAGSAVAAQLGSGHTLDELFDRQVAESSAEIDSGVNVDTITELFLTALAAPYEEPLDKTRQQMQRIGAVALATETVPAPVRRQVIAQRLPSHDWPERTLRLTAIDVATGELAVFDRESGVDLVDAVAASCAVPGAWPPVTIADRDYMDGGVASSVNLVVAADCDVAVVLVPSGVDAPSPFGAGPAAEISSFAGAAFAVFADAESLAAFGPNALDPGCRIPSALAGRGQGRREAAAIARFLGL; encoded by the coding sequence GTGACGAACAAACGCGCCCTGGTGCTGGCGGGCGGAGGGATCGCGGGAATCGCCTGGGAGACAGGTGTTCTGCGGGGCATTGCCGACGAGTCGCCGGCTGCGGCCCGGGTGTTGGTCGAGTCGGATGTGCTGGTGGGGACGTCGGCGGGCTCGGCGGTCGCCGCGCAGCTCGGCAGCGGTCACACGCTGGACGAGCTGTTCGACCGGCAAGTCGCCGAGTCGTCGGCCGAGATCGATTCCGGCGTAAACGTCGACACCATCACCGAGCTGTTCCTGACGGCCCTGGCCGCCCCGTACGAGGAGCCGCTGGACAAGACGCGCCAACAAATGCAGCGGATCGGGGCCGTCGCCCTGGCGACCGAAACCGTTCCCGCGCCCGTGCGCCGCCAGGTGATCGCGCAGCGCCTGCCGTCGCACGACTGGCCCGAGCGGACGCTGCGGCTCACCGCCATCGACGTGGCCACTGGGGAACTGGCCGTCTTCGACCGCGAGTCCGGCGTCGACCTCGTCGACGCCGTGGCGGCCAGCTGCGCGGTGCCCGGGGCGTGGCCGCCGGTGACGATCGCGGATCGCGACTACATGGACGGCGGGGTCGCCAGCTCGGTCAACCTCGTGGTGGCCGCCGACTGTGACGTCGCGGTGGTGCTGGTGCCCTCGGGCGTCGACGCGCCGTCGCCGTTCGGCGCCGGACCCGCCGCCGAGATCTCCTCGTTCGCCGGTGCCGCGTTCGCGGTGTTCGCCGACGCCGAATCGCTGGCCGCCTTCGGGCCCAACGCCCTTGATCCGGGCTGCCGCATCCCCTCGGCCCTGGCCGGGCGCGGGCAGGGTCGCCGCGAGGCCGCGGCCATCGCCCGGTTCCTGGGCCTGTGA
- a CDS encoding long-chain fatty acid--CoA ligase translates to MDGTMQDYPLTITAIMRHGCGVHGDRTVTTATGDGYRTTSYRELGCQAAQLANGLRRLGVTGDQRVATFMWNNAEHLIAYLAVPSMGAVLHTLNIRLFPEQIAYVANEAEDQVVVVDASLIKLLGPVLPRLETVHTVIAVGEGDTELLRKSGKTVLDWADVVAGESADFDWPHIDENSAAAMCYTSGTTGNPKGVVYSHRSSYLHTMGACTTNGIGVGATDSVLPIVPMFHANAWGLPYAALMAGADLVLPDRHLDPRSLVAMVEDLRPTVTGAVPTIWNAVLHHLEDDPDHDMSSLRLVVCGGSAVPVSLMRTFEEKHDVQIRQLWGMTETSPLATMAWPPPGTPEDQHWAFRGTQGQPVCGVEMRIVDDEGQVLPNDGVAVGEVEVRGPWIAGSYYLGHDESKFDSGWLRTGDVGRIDGRGFVTLTDRAKDVIKSGGEWISSVELENALIGHPEVVEAAVVGVPDERWEERPLAVIVPKQGASVSAEQLREYLADKVVRWWLPERWTFVDEIPRTSVGKYDKKAIRSRYAEDGYQVTEARD, encoded by the coding sequence ATGGACGGCACGATGCAGGACTATCCGTTGACGATCACCGCGATCATGCGCCACGGCTGCGGTGTCCACGGGGACCGCACCGTCACCACCGCCACCGGGGACGGCTACCGCACCACGAGCTATCGGGAACTGGGCTGCCAGGCCGCCCAGCTGGCGAACGGGCTGCGTCGGCTCGGGGTCACCGGTGACCAGCGGGTGGCGACGTTCATGTGGAACAACGCCGAGCATCTGATCGCGTACCTCGCGGTGCCCTCGATGGGCGCCGTCCTGCACACCCTCAACATCCGCCTGTTCCCCGAACAGATCGCCTACGTCGCCAACGAAGCCGAAGACCAGGTGGTGGTGGTCGACGCCTCGCTGATCAAACTGCTCGGGCCGGTGCTGCCCCGCCTCGAGACCGTGCACACCGTGATCGCCGTCGGCGAGGGTGACACCGAGCTGCTGCGGAAATCGGGCAAGACCGTGCTGGACTGGGCCGACGTCGTCGCCGGGGAGTCGGCGGACTTCGACTGGCCGCACATCGACGAGAACTCCGCGGCGGCCATGTGCTACACGAGCGGGACCACCGGCAACCCGAAAGGCGTGGTGTACAGCCATCGTTCGAGTTACCTGCACACGATGGGCGCGTGTACCACCAACGGCATCGGCGTCGGGGCCACCGACAGCGTGCTGCCGATCGTGCCGATGTTTCACGCCAACGCCTGGGGCCTGCCGTACGCGGCGCTGATGGCGGGCGCCGATCTGGTGCTGCCGGATCGCCACCTCGACCCCCGGTCGCTGGTCGCCATGGTCGAAGACCTGCGGCCCACCGTGACCGGCGCGGTGCCGACCATCTGGAACGCCGTGCTGCACCACCTCGAGGACGATCCCGACCACGACATGTCGTCGCTGCGGCTGGTGGTCTGCGGCGGTTCGGCCGTCCCGGTCTCGCTGATGCGCACCTTCGAGGAAAAGCACGATGTGCAGATCCGCCAGCTGTGGGGCATGACGGAGACGTCGCCGTTGGCCACCATGGCCTGGCCACCCCCCGGCACCCCGGAGGACCAGCACTGGGCCTTCCGCGGCACCCAGGGCCAACCGGTGTGCGGGGTGGAGATGCGGATCGTCGACGACGAGGGCCAGGTGCTGCCCAACGACGGCGTCGCCGTGGGGGAGGTAGAGGTCCGCGGCCCGTGGATCGCCGGCTCCTACTACCTGGGCCATGACGAATCGAAGTTCGACTCCGGCTGGCTGCGCACCGGCGACGTGGGCCGCATCGACGGCCGCGGTTTCGTCACCCTGACCGACCGGGCAAAAGACGTCATCAAATCCGGTGGAGAGTGGATCTCGTCGGTCGAGCTGGAGAACGCCCTCATCGGTCACCCCGAGGTGGTCGAGGCCGCGGTGGTCGGCGTTCCCGACGAACGTTGGGAGGAACGGCCGCTCGCGGTGATCGTGCCCAAACAGGGCGCGTCGGTCAGCGCGGAGCAGCTGCGAGAATACCTGGCGGACAAGGTCGTTCGGTGGTGGCTGCCCGAGCGGTGGACGTTCGTCGACGAGATCCCGCGCACCAGCGTCGGCAAGTACGACAAGAAAGCCATCCGGTCGCGATACGCCGAAGACGGCTACCAGGTGACCGAAGCGCGCGACTGA
- a CDS encoding YncE family protein — MSDAYDPTAAGFSVDDTTVVRVPVHRGPISDMDLSGDGRRLLVTNYGRDAVSVIDARTLRVSSTLAGLSEPSAVAMSSADANYAYVSTATAAYDAIEVIDVVTNWRIATHRLAHTVSDLTVSADGKYLYASRNAVRGADVTVLDTTTGELEVIELATAPGTTTACVRASADGRRLYVGVNGPNGGSLAVVETRTRSDGGRVGGRSRVVGTIELGLPVRDVALSNDGATAYVASCGPVVGSVLDLIDTRANKLVKTHKINEITGPLARLTLSRDGERAYLVSDDRVTVLGTRTFDVLDEVTVTTNPSCVLESPDGGQLYVADYSGVVTAARIATGQAPHSGDAGHPDLPAAGWLFDVPQWEPALA, encoded by the coding sequence GTGAGTGATGCATACGACCCAACGGCGGCCGGGTTTTCGGTCGACGACACCACGGTGGTTCGAGTCCCGGTGCACCGCGGCCCGATCAGCGACATGGATCTCAGTGGCGACGGGCGCCGGCTGCTCGTCACGAACTATGGCCGCGACGCGGTGTCGGTCATCGACGCCCGCACGCTTCGGGTCTCGAGCACCCTCGCCGGTCTCAGCGAACCGTCCGCCGTCGCCATGAGCAGCGCGGACGCGAACTACGCCTACGTCAGCACCGCCACCGCCGCCTACGACGCCATCGAGGTCATCGACGTCGTCACGAACTGGCGGATCGCCACGCATCGGCTCGCGCACACCGTGAGCGACCTGACGGTCAGCGCCGACGGGAAGTACCTCTATGCCAGCCGAAACGCCGTTCGCGGCGCCGACGTGACGGTGCTGGACACCACCACGGGCGAACTCGAGGTGATCGAACTGGCCACCGCGCCGGGGACGACCACCGCATGCGTGCGCGCCAGCGCCGACGGGCGGCGCCTCTATGTCGGAGTCAACGGGCCCAACGGCGGCAGCCTCGCCGTCGTCGAAACCCGCACCCGATCCGACGGCGGCCGTGTCGGCGGCCGCTCGCGCGTCGTCGGCACCATCGAGCTCGGACTGCCCGTCCGCGACGTGGCGCTGAGCAACGACGGCGCCACGGCTTACGTGGCCAGTTGCGGCCCGGTCGTGGGCTCGGTGCTCGACCTCATCGACACCCGCGCCAACAAACTCGTCAAGACCCACAAGATCAACGAGATCACCGGACCGCTGGCGCGGCTGACCCTCAGCCGCGACGGCGAGCGGGCCTACCTGGTCAGTGACGACCGCGTCACGGTCCTGGGCACCCGCACGTTCGACGTCCTCGACGAGGTCACGGTGACCACGAACCCGTCCTGCGTGCTGGAAAGCCCCGACGGCGGCCAGCTGTATGTCGCCGACTATTCCGGGGTGGTCACCGCGGCGCGCATCGCGACGGGCCAGGCGCCGCACAGCGGCGACGCGGGTCACCCGGACCTGCCGGCCGCCGGCTGGCTGTTCGATGTGCCCCAGTGGGAGCCGGCGCTGGCCTAG